GATCGTACTGGCCGAAAAGGCACGCCGCTATCTGCGTGAGGCCCGCATCAACAAAGCACTGGCGCGCTTTTACCTGGAGACAGGCAGCGCGCTGGACCGAGATCGGTTGGTGATGCAAACCTTGCAACGCCTGCCGGGCTGGTCGGGTGAGGTGCGCCTCGAATTATGCGAGAACGGCCAGTTGCAGCACGTCGCCGGCGAATCAGGCCAGACGGTCAAGTCCGTCTGGCGTTCCGCCGACCGCTACGAGCCACGTGATGAGCAGAATCAACCGCTGGCCAGCGCCAGCGACCTGTTCCAGGCCATCCTGCAGGCCTTGCCCGACAGCGAGCGCAACGCCCTTGGGCTGCAGATCCATGAGCCCGAGCGACTGCGCGATGCGCTGTTCGACCTTGCCATGAAGGACCGCCGGCAAACGGCGCAGGACCTTGGCATGGCGCCGCTACGCCCGCTGTATCGCCTGCCGAGCCGGCTGCCCGGCACCAGGCGCCTGGGCCACAGGCTCAGCGGCCATGGCCGGCAGGGTTGGTTGAGCGAGGACGACCTGTTCGACCAGCTCTACCCCGCCTCGCCCCATGACAACCGGGCGCTGTTGCGCAGCAGCCTGCGCGAGCAGGCGGGCCCTGTTCCCGGCGCTTTCGCACGCCTGCTGGAACAACTGCGCAACGACTACCAGCGGCTCGACGCCAGCCTGCGGCGCTGGGCCAGCGATGCCGATGGCATCGCAGTCGGCGCACTGGATCAACGCCGGGTCTACCGCGGCGTCATGGCCGAACGTATCCGCGCGGCCTGGCGCAGGGAAGCGCAACCGGGCACGATCAATCAGTTCGACTACGTCACGCTGCTGATCCATGGCCTGCATGTCGATGAACTGCCCACCTTGCCCGTGCAATTACCCCACGTCCGACAACTGACCGTGAACGGGCTGAGCAACGCCGGCGCTGCCAACCTGAACCACTTCCTGCGGGCCTTTCCCCAGGTCCGCTACGTCGACCTGACGGAAAATGCGCTGACGACACTGCCGTCATCCTTGAGCGAACTGGCCCAGCTCGACACCCTCGACCTGTCGGAAAACCGCCTGGGCCTGGACAGCGAGGCATCACGGGCAATCCTCGGCCAGCTGACACGCCTGACCCATCTGAACCTCACGGGCGCCATCGACACCCTCTCGGCAAGCACCCTCGAGTACCTCGCCAGGCTGCCCACGCTCAGCACCTTGCAGGCGGATGTCAACGAGCTGGAGCTGGGCGCCGCCCATTTTCTAGCGCTGCAGCGCTGGCCTTCGCTGCGCGTACTGTTGCTGGGGCAGAACCAGATCGTGCTGGACGAAGCTGCGCGCAATGCCCTGGCCGGCCTGAACCGGCTAAGCCGGCTGTCGTTGAGCGAGAACCCACTCGAGTTGCCCCCGGACGTCACTGGCTGGAGCCAGCTCGAGGAGCTGGACCTGGAAAGCACCGGCATCGATGCCTGGCCCATCGGTTTGCAGCCCTTGCTCGATCAACAGCCCCTGACCCTGCGCGAGCTGGACCTGAGCCGCAACGCCCTCACCGACGCGCCCGACTTGACCGACAGCGCCTTTGCCCGCGCCATCCGCGCAGGGGAAGACAACCTGTTCTTCTCCTTCCAGGACAACCCATTTACCGAGGCGGCCCTGGAGCGCCTGAATGCCGCCGGCCTTGAGACCCCGGCGTATGCCGACACCCCGCCAGCATGGTCCGAGGATTGGCCCGAGGCGTTGCTCGACCACATCGCCGACACCGCGCCAGAGCCACAATGGTCGCCCTTGTACGCATTGTTCCAGCGCCTGCCCGACACCATCGACTACCAACGCAACCCGACGGCCCTGCGCCAACGCATGCAACAGCTGCTGCAGACCCTCGTCGACGCCCAGGCCTCCAGCGATACCTGGGGCCAGGCGCAATTGCAGGAGCAGATCAACGACTTGCTCAACGATGCCAGCCAGGCATGCGTTGACCAGGCCAGCCTGCTGTTCCAGCAGGTCGAGACCGACGTCCTGGTCTGGCGCGCCGCAAGCCATGCCAGCCCAGGCGCCAGCGATGAACAGGTGGCCGTCGGCTGCGCCCGGAGCGTGTTCCGCCTGCGTCTGCTCGATGCCCGCGTGGGCGACCTGTACAACGCCCGGGTCGCCAGGCGCCAGGCCCTGCGCGAGGGGCAGGCCAGCGTGCCGGCGCTGGCTGCGGGCGACGATATCAGCGATGCCAGCCTCAGCGAGGCGCAGTACCCACTCGACGAAGTGGAAATGGCCCTGCATGCACGGATGCACTTGCGTGAATCCCTGGGCCTGCCAGCCCAACCCGAGGCCATCGCCTTCGACTATCTGGCGCGACTGAGCGAGTCGACCCTGCAACACCTGGCCAACGCCGTGCGGGCCGCCAG
The window above is part of the Pseudomonas muyukensis genome. Proteins encoded here:
- a CDS encoding dermonecrotic toxin domain-containing protein, yielding MPLSTHLSFIPRQHPDWHKQASPEQRARLKQRTLASYRASRQVAQALKPVQAIDTFCRPLLQTALAHWFPGSALPTLDNALLWHLDERREMPWLEAALQNFDEGAKVKLYRAGAPNSPLGVDAERLVKGVRNLDLGQRYFNHLSEHIDNDTFRTLLRQQDHGAFAAELTQARLQGRLDALGEQLGEAALANSVELTVAGQARRLQCGYLSLFDIPLDGPLLVRLDPLLANEPCLLYLPGHAQPLRQYPSMQALGQALTEALWQHQERAFFSRFVKHAQQAQFVARLRGALYPRYPYASVQRTVPVVEKGQRFSWLKRLFPAPADLWQETLDKNARLPMRFTPWAGNAFQARARIQVERKLADAASLAVPVAQRDAAALRARIEGWLGLGMTVLNIAAFFVPALGEVMMVVGGAQLVGEFLDGVHAANEGDSEGAIEHLFDVLENLAQVAALGAAGAIAQRQGILHDWLLVEHGGRQRLWQDDLSPFARPQPWPAGTQPGSDGLVRWNGQSWLQRKGQCYPLERDTSGQWRLYKATGMRHRPTLRGTGEQRWLLDHDRPLGWSEQRLLEHSGPSHTPHARQTLALRCSGYDSAVIRRALTDQQPLPALLVDSFESFSSAAKYSKASALPGSQVLSRDFPGLSERACNEILAQASPEALEQLNSTARVPIVLAEKARRYLREARINKALARFYLETGSALDRDRLVMQTLQRLPGWSGEVRLELCENGQLQHVAGESGQTVKSVWRSADRYEPRDEQNQPLASASDLFQAILQALPDSERNALGLQIHEPERLRDALFDLAMKDRRQTAQDLGMAPLRPLYRLPSRLPGTRRLGHRLSGHGRQGWLSEDDLFDQLYPASPHDNRALLRSSLREQAGPVPGAFARLLEQLRNDYQRLDASLRRWASDADGIAVGALDQRRVYRGVMAERIRAAWRREAQPGTINQFDYVTLLIHGLHVDELPTLPVQLPHVRQLTVNGLSNAGAANLNHFLRAFPQVRYVDLTENALTTLPSSLSELAQLDTLDLSENRLGLDSEASRAILGQLTRLTHLNLTGAIDTLSASTLEYLARLPTLSTLQADVNELELGAAHFLALQRWPSLRVLLLGQNQIVLDEAARNALAGLNRLSRLSLSENPLELPPDVTGWSQLEELDLESTGIDAWPIGLQPLLDQQPLTLRELDLSRNALTDAPDLTDSAFARAIRAGEDNLFFSFQDNPFTEAALERLNAAGLETPAYADTPPAWSEDWPEALLDHIADTAPEPQWSPLYALFQRLPDTIDYQRNPTALRQRMQQLLQTLVDAQASSDTWGQAQLQEQINDLLNDASQACVDQASLLFQQVETDVLVWRAASHASPGASDEQVAVGCARSVFRLRLLDARVGDLYNARVARRQALREGQASVPALAAGDDISDASLSEAQYPLDEVEMALHARMHLRESLGLPAQPEAIAFDYLARLSESTLQHLANAVRAASDGPRLVDWAIDQGFWRTWLQRLQPQEFEQFEHTWAGASEYFDSLSEASTAFGAYLGSPVPAPFIQALERAVPSLSWRIDGVLQRIDLVSNRYADEGALYQRIAALLLSSRDAARLALLRQLSTAMVQANPR